One region of Flavobacterium sp. GSB-24 genomic DNA includes:
- a CDS encoding DUF4251 domain-containing protein has protein sequence MKAKISVMFLIFSLLSFSVSAQEKTKKELKEERELKKQNEIQALLDAKNFVFEAQKVTPQGGRLIQLDYNTYFLNFNTENTTCDLPFFGRGFNVAYNGDGGIKFEGKPENIKIEKKKKNTILKATVRGKNDVYDLMFSIFSNGTATLNVNSNNRAPISYDGIISAPKTSVNK, from the coding sequence ATGAAAGCTAAAATATCTGTTATGTTCCTGATTTTTTCACTCTTAAGCTTTTCAGTTTCAGCACAGGAAAAAACAAAAAAAGAATTAAAGGAAGAAAGAGAACTAAAAAAGCAAAATGAAATTCAAGCTCTTTTAGATGCCAAGAATTTTGTTTTTGAAGCACAAAAGGTTACACCGCAAGGTGGAAGATTAATTCAGCTGGATTACAATACTTATTTCTTGAACTTTAATACAGAAAACACAACTTGCGATCTTCCTTTTTTTGGACGCGGATTTAATGTTGCGTATAATGGTGACGGCGGAATTAAATTTGAAGGAAAACCTGAGAATATCAAAATTGAAAAGAAAAAGAAAAATACCATTTTAAAAGCAACAGTTCGAGGAAAAAACGATGTTTATGATCTAATGTTTAGTATTTTTTCTAATGGAACAGCTACGCTTAATGTAAATAGTAACAATAGAGCGCCAATTAGTTATGATGGAATAATTAGTGCTCCAAAGACATCGGTGAATAAATAA
- a CDS encoding acyl-CoA dehydrogenase family protein — MSDKTRGGQFLVKETKCEDIFTPEDFSEEQLMMRDSVKEFVDKELWAHKDRFEKKDYAYTESSMRKAGELGLLGVAVPEEYGGLGMGFVSTMLVCDYISGATGSFSTAFGAHTGIGTMPITLYGSEEQKKKYVPKLASGEWFGAYCLTEPGAGSDANSGKTKAVLSEDGTHYLITGQKMWISNAGFCSVFIVFARIGDDKNITGFIVENDPSNGISMNEEEHKLGIRASSTRQVFFNETKVPVENMLSERGNGFKIAMNALNVGRIKLAAACLDAQRRVTTGAVKYANERIQFNTPISSFGAIRSKLAEMATSAYAGESASYRAAKDIEDRIAAREAEGTSHQEAELKGVEEYAIECSILKVAVSEDVQNCSDEGIQVFGGMGFSEDTPMESAWRDARIARIYEGTNEINRMLSVGMLIKKAMKGHVDLLGPAMKVQEELMGIPSFDTPDFSELFAEEKTIVANLKKVFLMVAGSAVQKYGPELDSHQQLLMAAADILIEIYMAESTILRTEKLAKKEGEDKVQEQIAMAKLYLYKAVDIVNLRGKEGIASFSEGDEQRMMLMGLKRFTKYTNLPNVVALREKIAEKLVAENSYCF; from the coding sequence ATGAGCGACAAAACAAGAGGAGGTCAATTCCTAGTTAAAGAAACAAAATGCGAGGACATCTTTACTCCAGAAGATTTCTCGGAAGAGCAGTTAATGATGCGTGACTCTGTTAAGGAGTTCGTTGACAAAGAATTATGGGCGCATAAAGATCGTTTTGAGAAAAAAGATTACGCTTATACTGAATCATCTATGCGTAAAGCGGGTGAATTGGGACTTCTTGGAGTTGCAGTTCCTGAAGAGTACGGCGGATTAGGAATGGGATTTGTATCTACGATGTTAGTTTGCGATTACATTTCTGGAGCAACTGGTTCGTTCTCGACTGCTTTTGGTGCGCATACCGGAATTGGAACAATGCCAATTACACTTTATGGATCAGAAGAGCAAAAGAAAAAATACGTTCCTAAATTGGCTTCTGGAGAATGGTTTGGAGCTTACTGCTTAACTGAGCCAGGCGCTGGATCTGATGCTAACTCAGGAAAAACAAAAGCTGTTTTATCTGAAGACGGAACTCATTATTTAATTACAGGACAAAAAATGTGGATTTCGAATGCAGGTTTCTGCAGCGTTTTCATCGTTTTTGCTCGTATTGGAGATGATAAAAATATTACAGGTTTCATCGTAGAAAATGATCCGTCAAACGGAATTTCTATGAATGAAGAAGAACATAAATTAGGAATTCGTGCTTCTTCTACTCGTCAGGTTTTCTTCAACGAAACAAAAGTTCCGGTTGAAAACATGTTGTCTGAAAGAGGAAACGGTTTCAAAATTGCAATGAATGCTTTGAACGTTGGTCGTATTAAATTGGCTGCCGCATGTTTGGATGCTCAAAGAAGAGTAACAACTGGAGCTGTAAAATATGCTAACGAAAGAATTCAGTTCAATACTCCTATTTCATCTTTTGGAGCTATCCGTTCTAAATTAGCTGAAATGGCAACTAGCGCTTACGCGGGAGAAAGTGCTTCTTACCGTGCTGCAAAAGACATCGAAGACAGAATTGCTGCTCGTGAAGCGGAAGGAACTTCTCATCAGGAAGCTGAATTGAAAGGTGTTGAAGAATATGCTATCGAGTGTTCGATCTTGAAAGTAGCGGTTTCTGAAGACGTTCAAAACTGTTCTGACGAAGGTATTCAGGTTTTTGGCGGAATGGGATTCTCTGAAGATACTCCGATGGAAAGTGCTTGGAGAGATGCTCGTATCGCACGTATCTACGAAGGAACAAACGAAATCAACAGAATGCTTTCTGTAGGTATGCTAATCAAAAAAGCAATGAAAGGACACGTTGATTTACTTGGACCAGCAATGAAAGTTCAAGAAGAATTAATGGGAATTCCCTCTTTTGATACTCCAGATTTCTCTGAATTATTTGCAGAAGAAAAAACAATCGTAGCTAACTTGAAAAAAGTTTTCTTGATGGTTGCTGGAAGCGCTGTTCAAAAATATGGTCCAGAATTAGATTCTCACCAACAATTATTAATGGCTGCTGCAGATATCTTAATCGAAATTTATATGGCTGAAAGTACAATTCTTAGAACTGAGAAATTAGCTAAAAAAGAAGGTGAAGATAAAGTTCAAGAGCAAATTGCTATGGCAAAATTATACTTGTACAAAGCTGTAGATATTGTAAACTTAAGAGGAAAAGAAGGAATTGCGTCTTTCTCTGAAGGAGACGAACAACGTATGATGTTAATGGGATTGAAACGTTTTACAAAATACACTAACCTGCCAAATGTTGTGGCGTTGAGAGAAAAAATTGCAGAAAAATTAGTTGCAGAAAATTCATACTGCTTCTAA
- a CDS encoding 3-hydroxyacyl-CoA dehydrogenase/enoyl-CoA hydratase family protein, with the protein MKRTIKKVAVIGSGIMGSGIASHFANIGVEVLLLDIIPRELTEAEAKKGLTLESKAVRNRVVNEHLANSLKSKPSPIYSQKFASRITTGNTTDDMAKIANVDWIIEVVVERLDIKKLVFEQIEKFRKPGTLVTSNTSGIPIHFMSEGRSEDFQQHFCGTHFFNPARYLKLFEIIPGPKTSTEVLDFLNEYGSKFLGKTSVVAKDTPAFIGNRIGIYGIQSLFHLVKEMGLTIEEVDKLTGPVIGRPKSATFRTVDVVGLDTLVHVANGIYENCPTDEQHELFKLPEFVTKMMENNWLGSKTGQGFYKKVDKDILSLDLDTLEYRAAKKANFATLELTKTIDKPINRFKVLVKGTDKAGEFYRKSFAGMFAYVSNRIPEISDELYKIDDAMKAGFGWENGPFEIWDAIGVAKGIEIMKAEGLEPAAWVTEMLASGSESFYTVKEGATYFYNIPTKSQVKVPGQDSFIILNNIRESKKVWSNSGAIIQDLGDGILNLEFQSKMNTIGGDVLQAINKAIDLSEKEYQGLVIGNQAANFSVGANIGMIFMMAVEQEYDELNMAIKLFQDTMMRVRYSSIPVVVAPHGMTFGGGCEMSLHADKVVAAAETYMGLVEFGVGVIPGGGGSKEMTLRASDLFRKNDVELNVLQEYFLTIAMAKVSTSGYEAFDTGLLQHGKDVIVVNKDRQIAEAKKHALLLAEAGYTQPIRRNDIKVLGKQALGMFLVGTDQMEAGKYISEHDKKIANKLAYVMAGGDLSEATLVSEQYLLDIEREAFLSLCTERKTLERIQYMLTKGKPLRN; encoded by the coding sequence ATGAAACGCACAATTAAAAAAGTTGCTGTAATTGGATCCGGAATTATGGGTTCAGGTATAGCCAGTCATTTTGCTAACATTGGTGTCGAAGTTTTACTTCTGGACATTATACCTCGCGAACTGACAGAAGCTGAAGCTAAAAAAGGATTAACACTTGAAAGTAAAGCCGTTCGCAACCGTGTGGTAAACGAACATTTGGCGAATTCATTAAAATCGAAACCCTCTCCTATTTACAGCCAAAAATTCGCTAGCCGAATTACAACTGGAAATACAACTGATGATATGGCAAAAATTGCCAATGTTGACTGGATTATCGAAGTTGTAGTGGAACGTTTAGATATCAAAAAATTAGTTTTTGAACAAATTGAGAAATTCCGCAAGCCGGGAACTTTGGTTACTTCTAATACTTCTGGTATTCCAATTCACTTTATGAGTGAAGGAAGAAGCGAAGATTTTCAACAACACTTCTGCGGAACTCACTTTTTTAACCCTGCGCGTTACTTAAAATTATTTGAAATTATTCCTGGTCCAAAAACTTCAACTGAAGTGTTGGATTTCTTAAACGAATATGGATCTAAATTTTTAGGAAAAACTTCGGTTGTTGCTAAAGATACTCCGGCATTTATTGGAAACAGAATTGGTATTTACGGAATCCAGAGTTTATTCCATTTAGTAAAAGAAATGGGATTAACGATTGAAGAAGTTGATAAATTGACGGGGCCTGTAATTGGTCGTCCAAAATCGGCTACTTTTCGTACGGTTGACGTTGTTGGTTTAGATACTTTGGTACATGTTGCTAATGGTATTTATGAAAACTGCCCAACTGATGAACAACACGAATTGTTTAAACTTCCAGAATTTGTTACCAAAATGATGGAAAACAATTGGCTGGGAAGCAAAACGGGACAAGGTTTCTACAAAAAAGTAGATAAAGATATTCTTTCTTTAGACTTAGATACATTAGAATACCGCGCTGCGAAAAAAGCAAATTTTGCTACGCTTGAACTGACAAAAACTATCGATAAACCAATCAATCGTTTTAAAGTTTTAGTAAAAGGAACAGACAAAGCGGGAGAATTCTACAGAAAAAGTTTCGCTGGAATGTTTGCTTATGTGTCAAACAGAATTCCTGAAATCTCAGACGAATTATACAAAATTGACGATGCTATGAAAGCTGGTTTTGGATGGGAAAATGGTCCATTTGAAATCTGGGATGCAATTGGTGTTGCCAAAGGAATTGAAATCATGAAAGCAGAAGGCTTAGAGCCTGCTGCATGGGTTACAGAAATGCTGGCTTCTGGAAGCGAAAGTTTCTATACTGTAAAAGAAGGAGCAACTTATTTCTACAACATTCCAACAAAATCACAAGTAAAAGTTCCTGGACAAGATTCATTCATTATTCTGAACAACATTCGCGAAAGCAAAAAAGTTTGGAGTAACAGCGGTGCAATCATTCAGGATTTGGGAGACGGAATTTTGAACTTAGAATTCCAATCTAAAATGAATACAATTGGTGGCGATGTACTTCAAGCCATCAATAAAGCAATCGACTTATCTGAAAAAGAATATCAAGGTTTAGTTATTGGAAACCAAGCAGCGAATTTCTCTGTTGGAGCTAATATCGGAATGATTTTCATGATGGCAGTTGAGCAGGAATACGACGAATTAAACATGGCGATCAAATTGTTCCAAGATACAATGATGCGCGTTCGTTATTCTTCTATTCCAGTTGTTGTAGCGCCTCACGGAATGACTTTTGGCGGTGGATGCGAAATGAGCTTACATGCTGATAAAGTGGTTGCTGCTGCAGAAACTTATATGGGATTGGTTGAATTTGGTGTTGGTGTAATTCCTGGTGGTGGTGGTTCTAAAGAAATGACTTTAAGAGCGTCTGATTTATTCCGCAAAAACGATGTGGAGTTGAACGTTCTTCAAGAATATTTCTTAACAATCGCAATGGCAAAAGTTTCAACTTCTGGTTATGAAGCTTTTGACACTGGACTTCTTCAACATGGAAAAGATGTTATTGTAGTAAACAAAGATCGTCAGATTGCTGAAGCTAAAAAACATGCTTTATTATTAGCAGAAGCTGGTTATACACAGCCAATTAGAAGAAATGATATTAAAGTTTTAGGAAAACAAGCACTTGGAATGTTCTTAGTAGGAACGGATCAAATGGAAGCTGGAAAATACATTTCTGAACACGACAAGAAAATCGCTAACAAACTGGCTTATGTTATGGCCGGAGGTGATTTATCTGAAGCAACTTTAGTTTCTGAACAATATTTATTAGATATCGAACGTGAAGCTTTCTTGAGTTTATGTACAGAGAGAAAAACTCTTGAACGAATCCAATATATGTTAACTAAAGGAAAACCGCTTCGTAATTAG
- a CDS encoding TatD family hydrolase, producing the protein MKTYIDIGINLTNKQFQNDIDDVVQDALDADVSQMILTGTSVRNSEASLEIAKQYPGILYSTAGIHPHDAKSFDEKSISRLRNLLKQKQVVSVGECGLDFDRDFSPRKKQEECYKAQLELAIEVQKPLFLHERAAFESFMNITKDYLPQLPKAVVHCFTGTLQEAKTYLDNGFYLGFTGAISDAKRFSHLKEVIQYVPLDRIMIETDAPFMLPKNVPNSLLKKYHERRCEPAFLPYVAATIAQFKGIVLDKVAEETTRNSKRFFGI; encoded by the coding sequence ATGAAAACATACATAGATATCGGAATTAATTTGACCAACAAACAATTCCAAAACGACATAGACGATGTCGTACAAGACGCGCTCGACGCCGACGTATCGCAGATGATACTCACGGGCACAAGCGTGCGAAACAGCGAAGCTTCATTAGAAATCGCAAAACAATATCCGGGAATATTATATTCTACGGCTGGAATTCATCCGCATGATGCGAAGAGTTTTGATGAAAAAAGCATTTCACGACTGCGGAATTTATTAAAACAGAAACAAGTCGTTTCGGTTGGGGAATGCGGACTCGATTTTGATCGTGACTTTTCGCCCAGAAAGAAACAGGAAGAATGTTATAAAGCCCAATTAGAATTGGCGATCGAAGTTCAGAAACCTTTGTTTTTGCACGAAAGAGCCGCTTTTGAAAGCTTTATGAATATCACCAAAGACTATTTACCGCAATTGCCAAAAGCCGTTGTGCATTGTTTTACTGGAACGTTGCAAGAAGCAAAAACCTATCTCGATAACGGATTTTATCTGGGTTTTACCGGAGCGATTTCAGATGCCAAACGTTTCAGCCATTTAAAAGAAGTCATTCAGTACGTACCCCTCGACCGAATAATGATTGAAACCGATGCGCCGTTTATGCTTCCTAAAAATGTCCCGAACAGCCTCTTAAAGAAGTACCACGAACGCCGTTGCGAACCTGCTTTTCTGCCGTATGTTGCCGCAACAATAGCACAGTTCAAAGGAATTGTTTTGGATAAAGTTGCGGAGGAAACGACGAGGAATTCTAAAAGGTTTTTTGGGATTTAG
- a CDS encoding RtcB family protein — protein sequence MKTQINGTDILELGFPEGKIIGIALKINSKRNGFTRDEMIANFKNVLETPENYIDDKIFSKLAVALIEKSNEKPEDFIALNQNPNAYSAYGLDHIEDGARKQMEVAMKLPVTVAGALMPDAHQGYGLPIGGVLATKNAIIPYGVGVDIGCRMALSVYDIPEAFYFENEAKFKKELIANSIFGAGHGFHGQYKSDHAVLENDTFDMNPFVKNLKDKAWSQLGSSGGGNHFVEFGIMEFAKDDAVLNIPKGKYVALLTHSGSRGMGATIAGHYTKIAKDECKLPEVAKNLAYLDMNSQLGQEYWMAMNLAGDYASACHEIIHNKMERALGATILAKVENHHNFAWKEIWNGEEVIVHRKGATPAGKGVMGIIPGSMTAPGFLVRGKGEENAINSASHGAGRQMSRTQAIKNITKTEMKSILQDHGVTLIGAGLDEAPMAYKDINQVMEAQQDLVDVVAKFTPKLVRMADDGSRED from the coding sequence ATGAAAACACAAATAAACGGTACAGATATATTAGAATTAGGATTCCCAGAAGGAAAAATAATTGGGATTGCTTTAAAAATAAACAGCAAAAGAAACGGATTTACAAGAGACGAAATGATTGCCAATTTCAAAAACGTTTTAGAAACTCCGGAGAATTATATAGACGATAAAATCTTCAGCAAACTGGCTGTCGCTTTAATCGAAAAATCCAATGAAAAACCAGAAGATTTTATTGCTTTAAATCAGAATCCGAATGCGTATTCGGCTTACGGATTAGATCATATCGAAGACGGAGCCAGAAAACAAATGGAAGTGGCCATGAAACTGCCAGTGACAGTTGCAGGAGCTTTAATGCCAGACGCACACCAAGGTTACGGACTGCCGATTGGCGGAGTTTTAGCCACAAAAAATGCCATTATTCCGTATGGTGTTGGGGTTGATATTGGGTGTAGAATGGCGTTGTCGGTTTATGATATTCCGGAAGCTTTTTACTTTGAAAACGAAGCTAAATTCAAAAAAGAATTAATAGCCAATTCGATTTTTGGAGCGGGTCACGGATTTCACGGTCAGTACAAATCAGATCATGCGGTTTTGGAGAATGATACCTTTGATATGAATCCGTTTGTGAAGAATTTGAAGGATAAAGCCTGGTCTCAATTAGGATCTTCTGGTGGTGGAAATCACTTTGTGGAATTCGGAATCATGGAATTTGCAAAAGACGATGCGGTTTTGAATATCCCAAAAGGGAAATATGTCGCTTTGTTAACGCATTCTGGTTCGCGCGGAATGGGTGCCACAATTGCGGGACATTATACTAAAATTGCCAAAGACGAATGTAAACTTCCCGAAGTGGCCAAAAACTTAGCGTATCTGGATATGAACTCACAATTGGGTCAGGAATACTGGATGGCGATGAATTTGGCGGGCGATTATGCTTCGGCTTGTCACGAGATTATTCATAACAAAATGGAACGCGCTTTGGGTGCGACGATTTTAGCCAAAGTCGAAAACCACCATAATTTTGCTTGGAAAGAAATCTGGAACGGCGAAGAAGTTATCGTGCATAGAAAAGGAGCAACCCCAGCCGGAAAAGGCGTTATGGGAATCATTCCCGGAAGTATGACTGCGCCAGGATTTTTGGTGAGAGGAAAAGGCGAGGAGAACGCCATTAATTCGGCTTCACACGGAGCAGGACGACAAATGAGCAGAACCCAAGCGATCAAAAACATTACCAAAACCGAGATGAAATCCATCCTGCAAGATCATGGCGTTACGCTTATCGGTGCAGGTCTGGACGAAGCGCCAATGGCGTATAAAGATATCAATCAAGTGATGGAAGCACAACAGGATTTGGTTGATGTTGTGGCGAAGTTTACGCCGAAATTGGTTCGAATGGCAGATGATGGAAGCCGTGAGGATTGA
- a CDS encoding WYL domain-containing protein, which translates to MSQNKNALIRYKTIDKCLQNRYRQWTLEDLIEECSEALFEYEGRQNPISKRTIQMDIQLMRSEKLGYNAPIVVYDKKYYRYEDEDFSITDIPLTETDMNVLTETVSMLKQFKDFSLFNDVSDILQRLEDKIYSEKSHTKPVIYLDKNENLKGLHYLDEVYQAIIKKMVLIVTYKSFKSVEETKFHFHPFILKEFNNRWFLIGKKKVSQPITNLALDRIIAIDYDFNHPYLEEDFDADMYYKDVIGVTVNLGLKARRIELWVDASNAPYVLTKPLHTSQRLIKENEDGSIIVHLYVIPNYEMERLLLGFGSCMEILRPESLRNRMKKILQDAISRYDSENSTEINA; encoded by the coding sequence ATGTCACAAAATAAGAACGCCTTAATCCGCTATAAAACGATCGATAAATGTCTGCAAAACAGATACAGACAATGGACTTTGGAGGATTTAATCGAAGAATGTTCTGAAGCACTATTTGAATACGAAGGACGTCAAAATCCAATTAGTAAGCGAACTATTCAAATGGATATTCAGCTGATGCGAAGTGAAAAACTGGGTTACAATGCGCCAATTGTCGTTTACGATAAAAAGTATTATAGATATGAAGACGAAGATTTTTCGATAACCGATATTCCGCTGACGGAAACCGATATGAATGTTTTGACTGAAACCGTTTCGATGTTGAAACAGTTTAAAGATTTCTCCCTTTTTAATGATGTATCGGATATTTTACAGCGTTTAGAGGATAAAATCTATTCTGAAAAATCACATACCAAACCCGTAATTTATCTGGATAAAAACGAGAATCTAAAAGGGCTTCATTATCTGGACGAAGTCTATCAGGCGATTATCAAAAAAATGGTTCTGATAGTTACGTACAAATCTTTTAAATCTGTGGAAGAAACCAAATTTCATTTTCATCCTTTTATATTAAAAGAATTCAATAATCGTTGGTTTTTGATTGGAAAGAAAAAAGTCTCACAGCCGATTACCAATTTGGCTTTGGACAGAATCATTGCAATTGACTACGATTTTAATCATCCTTATTTAGAAGAAGATTTTGATGCCGACATGTATTATAAAGATGTAATTGGTGTTACGGTAAATTTGGGATTAAAAGCCAGGCGAATTGAATTATGGGTAGATGCGTCGAATGCACCTTATGTATTGACAAAACCTTTGCACACTTCTCAGCGGTTAATTAAGGAAAATGAAGACGGAAGCATTATTGTCCATTTATATGTAATACCAAATTATGAAATGGAAAGACTTCTTCTAGGTTTTGGAAGTTGTATGGAGATTTTAAGACCAGAAAGTCTGAGAAATCGTATGAAAAAGATACTTCAAGATGCCATTTCTCGCTACGATTCTGAAAATTCAACTGAAATAAATGCATAA
- a CDS encoding acetyl-CoA C-acyltransferase has protein sequence MKTAYIVKAYRTAVGKAPKGVFRFKRPDELAAETIQFMMDELPNFDKKRIDDVMVGNAMPEAEQGLNVGRLISLMGLKVEDVPGVTVNRYCASGLETIGMATAKIQSGMADCIIAGGAESMSFIPMGGYKPTPDYKVAAAGHEDYYWGMGLTAEAVANQYKISREDQDEFAYNSHMKALKAQAEGKFDKQIVPITVEQTFINENGKKETKSYVVKQDEGPRAGTSKEALAGLKPVFAADGSVTAGNSSQMSDGAAFVLIMSEEMVKELNLEPIARLVNFASSGVEPRIMGIGPVKAIPKALKQAGLELKDIDLVELNEAFASQSLAVIRELGLNPDIVNVNGGAIALGHPLGCTGAKLSVQLFDEMKRRGNKYGIVSMCVGTGQGSAGIYEVL, from the coding sequence ATGAAAACAGCATATATAGTAAAAGCATATAGAACAGCAGTTGGAAAAGCTCCAAAAGGTGTTTTTAGATTTAAAAGACCTGATGAATTAGCTGCAGAAACCATTCAGTTTATGATGGACGAACTGCCTAATTTTGATAAAAAACGTATCGACGACGTTATGGTAGGAAATGCCATGCCGGAAGCAGAACAAGGACTAAACGTTGGTCGTTTGATTTCTCTTATGGGATTAAAAGTAGAAGATGTTCCTGGAGTTACGGTAAACCGTTATTGCGCATCTGGACTAGAAACTATCGGAATGGCGACTGCTAAAATCCAATCGGGAATGGCAGATTGTATCATTGCAGGTGGTGCAGAAAGTATGAGTTTTATTCCGATGGGAGGTTACAAACCAACTCCGGATTATAAAGTTGCTGCTGCAGGTCACGAAGATTACTATTGGGGAATGGGTTTAACTGCTGAAGCGGTTGCCAATCAATATAAAATTTCAAGAGAAGATCAGGATGAGTTTGCTTATAACTCACACATGAAAGCTTTGAAAGCGCAGGCAGAAGGAAAATTCGACAAACAAATCGTTCCAATTACTGTTGAGCAGACTTTCATCAATGAAAACGGTAAAAAAGAAACTAAATCATACGTTGTAAAACAAGACGAAGGACCGAGAGCTGGAACTTCTAAAGAAGCTTTAGCAGGTTTAAAACCGGTTTTCGCTGCTGACGGAAGTGTAACTGCAGGTAACTCTTCTCAAATGAGCGACGGTGCTGCATTCGTTTTAATCATGAGCGAAGAGATGGTAAAAGAATTAAATCTTGAGCCAATTGCACGTTTGGTAAATTTTGCTTCTTCTGGTGTTGAACCAAGAATAATGGGTATTGGTCCAGTAAAAGCAATTCCAAAAGCCTTAAAACAAGCTGGTTTAGAATTAAAAGATATTGACTTAGTGGAATTAAACGAGGCTTTTGCTTCTCAGTCTTTGGCTGTAATTCGCGAATTAGGTTTAAATCCAGATATCGTAAACGTAAACGGAGGAGCAATCGCTTTAGGACACCCGCTGGGATGCACAGGAGCTAAACTATCTGTCCAATTATTTGATGAAATGAAACGCAGAGGCAACAAATATGGAATTGTTTCAATGTGTGTGGGTACTGGACAGGGAAGCGCTGGAATTTACGAGGTGTTATAA
- a CDS encoding glycoside hydrolase family 18 protein, with translation MDIIAYYTGDSKLIDEYEVGKLNQIIFSFCHLKDGKLSVDSPKDSTTIKHLVSLKAKNPQLKIILSLGGWGGCEPCSAAFSTAEGRLKFAKSVKEISDSYKVDGLDLDWEYPAIEGLPGHLYQAVDKPNFTELVKILRSTLGKKYELSFAAGGFQKYLDESIDWKAATPLVNRINIMSYDLVNGYSKVTGHHSPLYSTNANEESTNRAVEFLLKQGVPAEKLVIGGAFYSRTWKNVENVNNGLYQAGEHIQGIDFKNFATTYTEANGWKYFWDDKAKAPYWYNASTKTFATSDDLKSIKAKAEYVKAKKLGGIMFWELTLDSFRDGMVNEIYKVKTAK, from the coding sequence ATGGACATAATCGCTTATTACACTGGCGATTCAAAACTTATTGATGAATACGAAGTTGGCAAATTAAATCAAATTATTTTCAGTTTCTGCCATTTAAAAGATGGAAAATTAAGTGTTGATTCTCCTAAAGATTCAACTACAATCAAACACTTAGTTTCTCTAAAAGCAAAAAATCCGCAGCTAAAAATTATTTTATCACTTGGCGGCTGGGGTGGCTGCGAACCTTGTTCTGCTGCTTTCTCTACTGCAGAAGGTCGTTTAAAGTTTGCTAAATCTGTAAAAGAAATAAGCGATTCTTATAAAGTTGACGGTTTAGATTTAGATTGGGAATATCCAGCAATCGAAGGACTTCCAGGTCATTTGTATCAGGCTGTTGACAAGCCTAACTTTACTGAACTGGTAAAAATATTACGTTCTACATTAGGTAAAAAATACGAATTGAGTTTCGCTGCAGGAGGTTTCCAAAAATATTTAGACGAATCTATTGACTGGAAAGCTGCAACTCCTTTGGTAAACCGCATCAATATTATGAGTTATGATTTAGTAAACGGATATTCTAAAGTTACGGGTCACCATTCTCCATTGTACAGTACAAATGCTAATGAAGAATCTACGAATAGAGCTGTTGAATTTTTATTGAAACAAGGCGTTCCTGCAGAGAAACTAGTTATTGGCGGTGCTTTTTACTCAAGAACTTGGAAAAATGTAGAAAACGTAAATAATGGTCTTTATCAAGCTGGAGAACATATTCAAGGTATCGATTTTAAAAACTTTGCTACAACTTATACTGAAGCAAATGGATGGAAATATTTTTGGGATGACAAAGCAAAAGCACCTTATTGGTACAATGCTTCAACTAAAACTTTTGCTACATCAGATGATCTTAAATCTATAAAAGCAAAAGCAGAATACGTAAAAGCTAAAAAATTAGGAGGAATTATGTTTTGGGAACTTACTTTAGATAGTTTCCGTGACGGAATGGTAAATGAAATTTACAAAGTAAAAACAGCAAAATAA
- a CDS encoding MarR family transcriptional regulator: MKDKTIDYILRATWQAVSRMYNEEAAKYDATMATGFALLSMDKEEGTPSTALGPRMGMEATSLTRTLKSMEEKGLIVRKKNPSDGRGVLIYLTEFGKEKRDLSKNTVLKFNETVRKHVSDEKLQHFIEVSEIINELIQDKNIFNHTENSENE; the protein is encoded by the coding sequence ATGAAAGACAAAACGATAGATTATATTTTGAGAGCGACGTGGCAGGCTGTTTCAAGAATGTATAACGAAGAGGCTGCCAAATATGATGCTACAATGGCAACAGGATTTGCTCTTTTAAGTATGGACAAGGAAGAAGGAACTCCATCAACCGCTTTAGGCCCGAGAATGGGCATGGAAGCAACCAGCTTAACAAGAACACTTAAATCTATGGAAGAGAAAGGTTTAATTGTTCGCAAAAAAAATCCAAGCGACGGCAGAGGTGTTTTAATATACCTAACCGAATTTGGAAAAGAAAAAAGAGATTTATCTAAAAATACAGTTCTGAAATTTAATGAAACGGTTAGAAAACATGTCTCAGACGAAAAGCTGCAGCATTTTATAGAAGTTTCTGAAATTATCAACGAATTAATTCAGGACAAAAATATTTTCAATCATACAGAAAACTCAGAAAATGAATAA